From Geomonas agri, one genomic window encodes:
- the tssB gene encoding type VI secretion system contractile sheath small subunit, whose product MAISESLQHRLERVRAPRVRITYDVEVEDGVEVKEIPFVVGVLADLSGTPDPPLPKLKERKFVEVDRDNFNRVMEAVQPRLAFRVDNTLCSDGSQLAVELRFTTLEDFHPERVVQQVEPLRKLVEARGRLSDLLNRLDGNDRLDELLQDLLAGGEALKAICHRPFGGSGAGGESA is encoded by the coding sequence ATGGCTATTTCAGAAAGTCTGCAACACAGGCTGGAGAGAGTGAGGGCGCCCCGGGTCCGCATCACCTACGACGTCGAGGTCGAGGACGGCGTGGAGGTAAAGGAAATTCCTTTCGTGGTGGGTGTGCTAGCCGACCTGTCCGGAACCCCGGACCCTCCTCTGCCCAAGCTTAAGGAGAGGAAGTTCGTGGAAGTCGACCGGGACAATTTCAACCGCGTCATGGAAGCTGTCCAACCTCGGCTCGCCTTCAGGGTCGACAACACGCTGTGCAGCGACGGCTCCCAGCTTGCGGTCGAGTTGCGCTTCACCACGCTGGAGGACTTCCATCCCGAGCGCGTGGTGCAGCAGGTGGAGCCGCTTCGGAAGCTGGTCGAGGCGCGGGGAAGACTCTCCGATCTACTGAACCGGTTGGACGGCAACGACCGGTTGGACGAACTGCTGCAGGATCTTTTGGCTGGCGGCGAGGCCCTTAAGGCCATCTGCCACCGTCCCTTCGGCGGCAGCGGAGCTGGCGGCGAGAGCGCCTGA